One Phycisphaerae bacterium RAS2 DNA window includes the following coding sequences:
- the pgk/tpi gene encoding Bifunctional PGK/TIM: MAKKVIDQVDVSGRRVLMRVDYNVPMEGGAITDDRRIRQSLESVRSVVDRGGKLVLMSHLGRPKGKGVEPEFSLAPIARHLGTLLQRDVAFAADCVGPAAEQAVAAMKNGGVLLLENLRFHAAETLIDSAKKNPDKKPTAEQQAAIESFAAGLARHADIYCNNAFGTCHRKHVSMYDVPMRLGAGRRVCGHLVQKELKFLGEATTNPRRPFVAILGGAKVSDKIGVIERLLPRVDAILIGGAMSYTFYAAKGLGVGASLCERDKIDLARGLLDKAGTKLHLPQDSVCAAKIETGAATSTHAGSVPEGLMGLDVGPATAVAYAKQIESATTVLWNGPMGVFETPPFDAGTLAVARSMASATQRGATTIVGGGDSAAAVDAAGLAESMSHISTGGGASLEYLERGSFATLDLLDEA, from the coding sequence GTGGCAAAAAAGGTAATTGATCAGGTAGACGTCAGCGGGCGGCGCGTTCTGATGCGCGTGGACTACAACGTCCCGATGGAAGGCGGCGCGATCACCGACGACCGGCGCATCCGTCAGTCGCTGGAGTCGGTTCGCAGCGTGGTGGATCGCGGCGGCAAGCTCGTATTGATGAGTCACCTGGGGCGACCCAAGGGCAAGGGCGTTGAGCCGGAGTTCAGCCTCGCGCCGATCGCGCGACATCTGGGAACGCTGCTCCAGCGCGACGTGGCGTTCGCTGCCGATTGTGTCGGCCCGGCTGCCGAGCAGGCTGTCGCCGCGATGAAGAATGGCGGCGTCCTGCTGCTGGAGAATCTTCGTTTTCATGCGGCGGAGACGCTGATCGACTCCGCGAAGAAGAACCCCGACAAAAAGCCGACGGCCGAACAGCAAGCCGCGATTGAGTCTTTTGCCGCGGGGCTGGCCCGGCATGCGGATATCTATTGCAACAACGCATTCGGAACTTGTCACCGCAAGCACGTGAGCATGTACGACGTGCCGATGCGGCTGGGGGCGGGGCGTCGCGTGTGCGGCCACCTGGTGCAGAAAGAGTTGAAGTTCCTCGGCGAAGCGACGACGAATCCGCGGCGGCCGTTCGTGGCGATCCTCGGCGGCGCGAAAGTCTCCGACAAGATCGGCGTCATCGAACGTTTGTTGCCGCGCGTTGATGCAATTCTGATCGGCGGCGCGATGAGTTACACGTTCTACGCAGCGAAGGGCCTGGGCGTCGGCGCGAGTCTCTGCGAGCGCGACAAGATCGACCTGGCGCGCGGCCTGCTGGACAAGGCGGGCACAAAGCTGCATCTGCCGCAGGACAGCGTTTGCGCGGCGAAGATCGAAACAGGCGCGGCGACCTCGACCCACGCCGGCAGCGTTCCGGAGGGTCTGATGGGTCTGGACGTCGGACCTGCGACGGCCGTCGCGTACGCGAAGCAGATCGAATCCGCCACGACGGTGCTGTGGAACGGCCCGATGGGCGTGTTTGAGACGCCTCCGTTCGACGCGGGCACGCTGGCGGTGGCGCGGTCGATGGCGAGTGCGACGCAGCGCGGCGCGACGACGATTGTCGGTGGCGGCGATTCAGCGGCGGCGGTCGATGCGGCCGGGCTCGCGGAATCGATGTCGCACATTTCAACGGGCGGCGGCGCGAGTCTTGAATACCTTGAGCGCGGTTCGTTCGCCACGCTTGACCTATTGGACGAAGCCTGA
- the pspA_2 gene encoding Phosphoserine phosphatase 1 translates to MPKLILVASGETDWRLQERLAGDVDLALNETGRKQSLAAAQAIAPLMPQVIRCGPEQATHQSAALIAHELAMKFRAAPELREVDLGVWEGLTLDEFNKRFNRVAKQWRLDATSVEPPDGESIPSAEARLLSGLRKVLKRHKSETIALVLGPMALAVLRCRLVDGHNDNFWEYFEASPSHYVIDPSPSL, encoded by the coding sequence ATGCCTAAACTGATACTGGTTGCATCGGGCGAAACCGACTGGCGCTTGCAGGAGCGCCTCGCAGGAGACGTGGACCTCGCGCTGAATGAAACCGGTCGCAAGCAATCGCTGGCCGCGGCTCAGGCGATCGCGCCGCTGATGCCGCAAGTGATTCGATGTGGTCCGGAGCAGGCGACACATCAGTCGGCGGCGTTGATCGCGCACGAATTGGCGATGAAGTTTCGCGCGGCGCCGGAGCTTCGCGAAGTGGACCTCGGCGTGTGGGAGGGGCTTACGCTTGACGAGTTCAACAAGCGGTTCAACCGGGTCGCCAAACAATGGCGGCTTGATGCCACTTCGGTTGAGCCGCCAGACGGAGAATCCATCCCTTCGGCTGAAGCGCGGCTGCTGTCGGGCTTACGCAAAGTGCTGAAGCGGCACAAGTCCGAAACGATTGCGTTGGTGCTGGGGCCGATGGCCTTGGCAGTCCTTCGCTGCCGGCTGGTCGATGGGCACAACGACAATTTCTGGGAGTATTTTGAAGCATCCCCGTCGCACTACGTAATCGATCCGAGTCCTTCGTTGTAA
- the fbaB gene encoding Fructose-bisphosphate aldolase class 1, which yields MTERVREILGWYRSENPGVLTNLARMLNHGRLGGTGRMVILPVDQGWEHGPARSFGPNDAGYDPHYHFKIAIEAGLNAYAAPLGFLEAGAADFAGDVPLILKANNHDSLADEKDSWQALTASVKDALRLGCVGVGMTIYPGSALRKQMYEEVRAYAEEAKANGLAVVVWSYPRGTSLSKEGETAIDVAGYAAQIACQLGATIVKVKLPSAHIEQDAARKVYEKEKIVIGTLADRVKHVTQCAFAGKRVVIFSGGAKNDNDAAVFDECKAIRDGGGFGSIIGRNTFQRKKNDALKFLDEILKIYGK from the coding sequence ATGACCGAGCGCGTACGAGAAATCCTGGGCTGGTACCGAAGCGAGAATCCCGGCGTCCTGACCAACCTGGCGCGGATGCTGAATCACGGTCGACTGGGCGGGACCGGTCGCATGGTCATTCTGCCGGTCGATCAGGGCTGGGAGCACGGCCCGGCGCGGAGCTTCGGCCCCAACGACGCCGGCTACGATCCGCACTATCACTTCAAGATCGCGATTGAGGCGGGCTTGAATGCCTATGCTGCGCCGCTGGGATTCCTGGAGGCCGGCGCGGCTGATTTCGCGGGCGACGTTCCACTGATTCTCAAGGCGAACAACCACGACTCGCTGGCGGACGAAAAAGATTCGTGGCAGGCGCTGACGGCGTCGGTGAAGGACGCGCTGCGGCTGGGGTGCGTCGGCGTCGGCATGACGATCTATCCCGGCTCGGCGCTACGCAAGCAGATGTACGAAGAAGTCCGCGCGTACGCCGAAGAGGCCAAGGCAAACGGACTGGCCGTGGTCGTCTGGAGCTATCCGCGCGGCACGAGCTTGAGCAAAGAGGGCGAGACGGCCATCGACGTGGCGGGCTACGCGGCGCAGATCGCATGCCAGCTTGGTGCGACAATTGTCAAGGTGAAACTGCCGTCGGCGCACATCGAGCAGGATGCGGCCCGGAAGGTGTACGAAAAAGAGAAGATCGTCATCGGCACACTGGCGGATCGCGTGAAACACGTGACGCAGTGCGCCTTCGCCGGCAAGCGCGTGGTGATTTTCAGCGGCGGCGCGAAGAACGACAACGACGCAGCGGTTTTTGACGAATGCAAGGCCATCCGCGACGGCGGCGGCTTCGGCTCGATCATCGGGCGCAATACGTTCCAGCGGAAGAAGAACGATGCGCTGAAGTTCCTTGACGAGATTCTGAAGATTTACGGCAAATAA
- the pgcA gene encoding Phosphoglucomutase → MNNEIENAALRRAEAWLADPAIAETDKDEIRRLIAAGDQRELTDRFHRDLEFGTGGLRGIMGAGINRMNVYTVGAAAQGLAAVIARQGEAAKRAGCAIAYDCRHNSEAFARRVACVMAGNGITAHLFEALRPTPQLSFAVRHLGCTAGVVITASHNPPEYNGFKAYWNDGAQVTPPIDAEIIDEVRRVGAFSNVKSSDFQSAKSTGLIRMIGRALDEAFLDCVQASCLNPEACREFGPRTGVVYTPLHGTGATLIPEALARRGFSRVHLVNEQMKPDGAFPTVKSPNPEEPAAFEMALALARRENAELVLATDPDADRMGIAVREAGGDYRLLTGNHIAALLTWYICEQLKRSGKLPSNGVVLSTIVSGDLMKVIARSYGVQVVETLTGFKWIAEAIRKDEQAGEPGKPARQFLFGAEESYGYMPCTFTRDKDAVTSAAMLAELAAVLAKESKSLAGLLDELFLMHGYYAEGAKSFTMPGADGAARITALMASLRIAPPKQIAGRPVVSIGDVKSDEIRDGRGTVIGHYNLPPSDVLIFTLDDGTKVIARPSGTEPKIKFYILARIDSRDLAAARGAANDRIAAIAKEMEQFASNVK, encoded by the coding sequence ATGAACAACGAGATTGAAAATGCGGCTCTTCGCAGGGCCGAGGCCTGGCTGGCCGACCCGGCGATTGCCGAGACAGACAAGGATGAGATTCGCCGATTAATCGCTGCCGGGGACCAGCGCGAACTGACCGATCGTTTTCATCGCGACCTGGAGTTTGGCACGGGCGGCCTGCGCGGCATCATGGGCGCGGGCATCAACCGCATGAACGTCTACACAGTCGGCGCGGCTGCGCAGGGACTGGCTGCCGTGATCGCGCGGCAGGGCGAAGCGGCGAAACGCGCCGGCTGCGCGATTGCATACGATTGTCGTCACAACAGCGAGGCCTTCGCGCGGCGTGTCGCGTGCGTCATGGCCGGCAACGGCATCACGGCGCACCTGTTCGAAGCGCTCCGCCCGACGCCGCAGTTGTCCTTCGCTGTGCGGCATCTCGGTTGCACGGCGGGCGTCGTTATCACCGCCAGTCACAACCCGCCCGAATACAACGGCTTCAAGGCCTACTGGAACGACGGCGCGCAGGTGACGCCTCCGATCGACGCCGAGATCATCGACGAAGTCCGCCGAGTCGGGGCATTCTCGAACGTGAAATCGAGCGATTTCCAGTCCGCGAAGTCGACGGGCTTGATCCGCATGATCGGGCGAGCCCTGGACGAAGCGTTTCTCGATTGTGTGCAGGCATCCTGTTTGAATCCCGAAGCATGCCGCGAATTCGGCCCGCGGACCGGTGTGGTATACACGCCGTTGCACGGGACCGGCGCGACGCTGATCCCCGAGGCCCTGGCTCGCCGAGGTTTCTCGCGCGTACACCTTGTCAACGAACAAATGAAACCCGATGGCGCGTTTCCCACGGTGAAATCACCGAACCCCGAAGAACCCGCGGCATTTGAAATGGCACTCGCCCTGGCTCGCCGTGAGAACGCCGAGCTGGTCCTCGCTACCGACCCCGACGCCGATCGCATGGGCATCGCCGTGCGCGAGGCCGGCGGCGATTATCGTCTGCTGACGGGCAACCACATCGCCGCGCTGCTGACCTGGTACATCTGCGAGCAGTTGAAGCGCAGCGGCAAGCTGCCGTCCAACGGCGTCGTACTCTCCACCATCGTGTCGGGCGACCTAATGAAAGTGATCGCGCGATCCTATGGTGTGCAAGTCGTTGAAACGCTGACAGGCTTCAAGTGGATCGCAGAGGCCATTCGAAAGGACGAGCAGGCCGGCGAGCCTGGCAAGCCCGCGCGACAGTTTCTGTTCGGCGCGGAAGAAAGCTACGGCTACATGCCCTGCACCTTCACGCGCGACAAAGACGCGGTCACGTCAGCGGCGATGCTCGCGGAATTGGCGGCGGTGCTGGCGAAGGAGAGCAAGTCGCTCGCGGGCCTGCTTGATGAGCTGTTCCTGATGCACGGGTATTACGCGGAAGGCGCAAAGAGCTTCACGATGCCCGGTGCAGACGGCGCGGCACGCATCACGGCGCTGATGGCGTCCTTGCGAATCGCTCCGCCAAAACAAATCGCCGGCCGCCCGGTCGTGTCCATCGGCGACGTGAAGTCGGACGAGATTCGCGACGGACGGGGAACGGTCATTGGCCATTACAACCTGCCGCCGAGCGATGTGTTGATCTTCACGCTCGACGACGGGACGAAAGTCATCGCCCGGCCAAGCGGCACCGAGCCGAAGATCAAGTTTTACATTCTCGCGCGGATCGACTCGCGCGATCTGGCGGCGGCTCGAGGAGCGGCAAACGATCGGATCGCCGCGATTGCGAAGGAGATGGAACAGTTTGCGTCAAACGTAAAATGA
- a CDS encoding GDSL-like Lipase/Acylhydrolase has product MSISTQSRLRSGGGKRAISLRRRILFLSIVFFALAAVLELGTRGYNRLRTGRWTIGDPERAAVNAGLYTSNIWTGQIPRPGAIVEFPGRSIHINSMGFRGYEFAPHKSAGTVRIACLGGSTTFDVKVSDDARTWPAQMEAVLRARHGIRNIEVINAATCGYSLQRSLIDLTTRVLDVRPDWIICYAGVNDLAAAHRPDHQVGQSQFATITPLEIPWYRRLMGTSEFCNEVVSRLRYARQLKYGNWEGRPIERSDEPDPKGIAAFGRNLKTLVGICRAHDIRLALVTVRTAYAPMQPMDVQLELARMDLMDHSNLSLQGHYRGYAMINQVIREVGRAYQVPVIDQATALPAGDMHFADSVHFNDAGAAALAMLAADELAPHLKPATLPGEPIVVSPTIAE; this is encoded by the coding sequence ATGTCCATCTCCACCCAGTCCCGCTTGCGTTCCGGCGGGGGAAAACGGGCCATCAGTCTCCGCCGCCGCATCCTCTTCCTGTCAATCGTTTTCTTCGCGCTCGCCGCTGTGCTTGAGCTTGGCACGCGCGGGTACAACCGCCTCCGTACGGGTCGCTGGACCATCGGTGATCCGGAGCGTGCCGCGGTCAACGCGGGCCTCTACACGAGCAACATCTGGACCGGACAGATTCCACGGCCCGGAGCAATCGTGGAGTTTCCCGGCCGCAGCATCCACATCAATAGCATGGGCTTTCGTGGTTACGAATTTGCGCCACACAAGTCGGCGGGAACCGTCCGCATCGCCTGCCTCGGCGGCTCAACAACGTTTGACGTGAAAGTCAGCGACGATGCGCGCACGTGGCCGGCCCAGATGGAGGCCGTTCTTCGCGCGCGGCATGGAATCCGCAACATCGAAGTCATCAACGCGGCGACGTGCGGCTACTCACTTCAACGGTCGCTGATCGACCTGACGACGCGCGTGCTCGACGTGCGGCCTGACTGGATCATCTGCTACGCGGGCGTGAACGATCTCGCCGCGGCCCATCGACCCGACCACCAGGTCGGTCAGTCGCAATTCGCAACCATCACGCCGCTGGAGATTCCGTGGTATCGCCGGCTGATGGGCACGAGCGAATTCTGCAACGAAGTGGTGTCCCGCCTTCGGTACGCCCGCCAGCTCAAGTACGGCAACTGGGAAGGCCGGCCGATCGAGCGAAGCGACGAACCGGATCCGAAGGGAATCGCCGCATTCGGCCGCAATCTTAAGACACTTGTGGGAATATGCCGGGCCCACGACATCCGCCTGGCGCTGGTCACCGTGCGCACGGCTTACGCCCCGATGCAACCGATGGACGTGCAATTGGAACTGGCCCGCATGGACCTGATGGATCACTCCAACCTGTCGCTGCAGGGGCACTACCGGGGCTATGCGATGATCAACCAGGTGATTCGCGAGGTCGGCCGGGCCTACCAGGTGCCGGTGATCGACCAGGCGACGGCGCTGCCGGCGGGCGACATGCACTTCGCCGACTCGGTGCACTTCAACGATGCCGGCGCCGCGGCACTGGCGATGCTGGCGGCCGACGAGCTGGCCCCCCACCTCAAGCCCGCCACGCTGCCGGGCGAGCCGATCGTCGTCTCTCCGACTATCGCAGAATAA
- a CDS encoding CAAX amino terminal protease self- immunity, giving the protein MTAVLMLLAIPIVLWSVQSVCLAAARQPLRWRIDSRGGAKHLRLAVRIATQVGLLAVIVLYPVVRGEAIIAYYGRLLPPAPAAEHFGYGVASAALFLSVLFVIWLATQRLVVEVHHARKKWIRRLVLLGPTAMFGAFVEEFLFRGVLMADLLRSNWSPGSAVAISALVFAIAHYVRAVKRHWTFPGHIALGVLLGVAFLETGSLWLAAGLHAGGILVIMGVRPFVRYAGPAWLTGASIFPFAGVVGIAALVTLTAIVHHAFGGIAP; this is encoded by the coding sequence ATGACCGCTGTGCTCATGCTCCTGGCGATTCCCATCGTGCTTTGGTCGGTGCAGTCCGTCTGCCTGGCAGCGGCGCGACAACCCCTTCGTTGGCGTATTGATTCTCGCGGAGGCGCGAAGCACCTGCGTCTGGCCGTGCGCATTGCGACGCAGGTTGGCCTGCTTGCGGTCATCGTGTTGTACCCGGTCGTGCGTGGCGAAGCGATCATTGCGTACTACGGTCGCTTGCTCCCTCCGGCGCCGGCCGCGGAACACTTCGGCTACGGTGTCGCATCGGCGGCACTGTTCCTGTCTGTGCTGTTCGTGATCTGGCTTGCCACGCAGCGGCTTGTGGTCGAGGTTCATCACGCGCGGAAGAAATGGATTCGCCGCCTCGTTCTGCTTGGGCCGACGGCGATGTTTGGCGCCTTCGTTGAGGAGTTTTTGTTTCGCGGTGTACTCATGGCGGACCTGCTCCGCTCAAATTGGTCGCCGGGCTCGGCCGTCGCAATCAGCGCGTTGGTCTTTGCCATCGCGCACTACGTCCGTGCAGTGAAGCGCCATTGGACGTTTCCCGGTCACATTGCCCTCGGTGTCTTGTTGGGCGTCGCATTTCTCGAAACCGGTTCGCTTTGGCTCGCGGCCGGGCTGCATGCAGGCGGCATTCTCGTCATCATGGGTGTGCGGCCGTTTGTCCGCTATGCCGGGCCGGCGTGGCTCACCGGTGCGAGCATTTTTCCCTTTGCCGGCGTGGTCGGTATCGCGGCGCTCGTCACGCTGACCGCCATCGTGCATCATGCCTTCGGAGGCATTGCCCCATGA
- a CDS encoding lipid A biosynthesis lauroyl acyltransferase has translation MVFKHQRRPERVAELAARHIELDPSTVIISEALSAGRGAIVAAAHTCNFLLTLARLNQQTPISVYLRWTADARRLRLKRIWCDAARLPLIIEQPTASDPTSRAAACVEALQRGAALVMTPDIAQKSDKGVPVDLLGRRMYLPSGPASIAMLADAPLIPLFGRIENGRQVLYAEAPIEVRAKSRAEGGRKAGLAAAMQQWAGGFERFLRASPDAWFLWGDSRWTRVFQGTDERYVALTPVPHSMSSNSNVLANIGSVAP, from the coding sequence ATGGTCTTCAAACATCAGCGCCGACCCGAGCGCGTGGCTGAATTGGCCGCCCGGCACATCGAACTTGATCCATCGACCGTGATCATCAGCGAGGCGCTATCGGCTGGACGGGGTGCGATCGTCGCTGCGGCGCACACGTGCAACTTTCTCCTCACGCTCGCCCGGCTCAATCAACAGACGCCGATCAGCGTTTACCTGCGCTGGACGGCCGACGCGCGGCGCTTGCGGCTCAAGCGCATCTGGTGTGACGCGGCAAGATTACCGCTCATCATCGAGCAACCAACGGCCTCCGACCCGACGAGCCGCGCGGCCGCGTGCGTCGAGGCTTTGCAGCGCGGGGCCGCGCTGGTCATGACGCCCGACATCGCGCAGAAATCCGACAAGGGCGTACCGGTGGATCTGCTTGGCCGCCGCATGTATTTGCCGAGCGGTCCGGCGTCGATTGCGATGCTGGCCGACGCGCCGTTGATTCCGTTGTTCGGGCGAATCGAGAACGGCCGACAGGTTTTGTATGCCGAGGCGCCAATTGAGGTCCGCGCGAAATCGCGCGCCGAGGGCGGGCGCAAGGCCGGATTGGCGGCGGCGATGCAGCAGTGGGCGGGTGGATTCGAGCGGTTCCTGCGAGCGTCGCCCGATGCGTGGTTTCTCTGGGGCGACAGCCGCTGGACGCGAGTGTTCCAGGGCACGGATGAGCGATACGTTGCGCTGACGCCGGTGCCCCATTCAATGTCATCCAATTCGAATGTGTTGGCGAACATCGGGAGCGTCGCGCCATGA
- the ptpA_3 gene encoding Prolyl tripeptidyl peptidase precursor: MFRCIVRRFVVALFPLVALAASAAAEPHPFSIHDMLAMKRIGVPVLSPDEQRIVFTLRTTDLDANKGRTDLWIVGVDGENLRQLTSHPDADGSPQWSRDGKFIYFLSTRGGSSQVWRMSPDGGEATQVTSQPLDVAGFLLSPDGKRLAIAMEVYPDLRKPAQTKARLDEEAKKKTSGRVYDRLFFRHWDTWKDGRRSHLFIVPVDEKGRAVDDEVVDITAGMDADIPSKPFGGMEEIAFSHDSSEIVFAARDVGRTEAWSTNLDLFVATVDGKSQPRRLTKENEALDTSPVFSPDGKALAYLAMSRPGYEADRQRIMMMDWPGGKPMVLAESWDRSASEIAWAADGRSLFVTAQNIGQHSLFHIDLVTQEVKPIVWEGTVHNPMPAKDRVYYTLNSLTSPAELMSTSLAGKDVRAVTKINAPMLAEAKLGDPEQFAFEGAGGDQVYAYVVKPADFDPGKKYPVAFLIHGGPQGSFGNDFHYRWNPQAYAGAGYAAVMVDFHGSTGYGQAFCDAIRGDWGGKPLEDLKKGLDAAIKRYPWMDGDRVAALGASYGGYMINWIAGNWPDRFKCLVCHDGNLCERLAYFDTEELWFPEWDHMGNPWENPDHYDKHNPINHVGKWKTPMLVIHGGLDYRVVDTQGMSTFTALQRRGIPSKFLYFPDENHWVLKPANSILWHETVIGWLDQWTKE, encoded by the coding sequence ATGTTCCGCTGCATCGTCCGCCGATTCGTCGTCGCACTGTTTCCGCTTGTCGCCTTGGCAGCATCGGCCGCCGCCGAGCCGCACCCGTTCAGCATTCATGACATGCTGGCCATGAAGCGAATCGGTGTGCCGGTCCTGTCGCCCGATGAACAGCGCATCGTGTTCACGCTCCGTACGACCGACCTCGATGCCAACAAGGGCCGCACCGATCTCTGGATCGTCGGCGTGGACGGCGAGAATCTGCGCCAGCTCACCTCCCACCCCGACGCCGACGGCAGCCCGCAATGGAGTCGCGACGGCAAGTTCATCTACTTCCTCTCCACGCGCGGCGGGTCATCGCAGGTGTGGCGCATGTCGCCCGACGGCGGCGAGGCGACGCAGGTCACCAGTCAACCTCTCGACGTCGCGGGGTTTCTGCTTTCGCCCGACGGCAAGCGTCTGGCCATCGCGATGGAAGTCTATCCCGATCTGCGCAAGCCGGCCCAGACCAAGGCCCGGCTCGACGAAGAAGCGAAGAAAAAGACGAGCGGGCGTGTGTACGACCGTCTCTTTTTCCGCCACTGGGACACCTGGAAGGACGGCCGTCGCTCGCATTTGTTCATCGTTCCGGTCGATGAGAAGGGTCGCGCCGTCGATGACGAAGTGGTGGACATCACAGCGGGTATGGACGCCGACATCCCCAGCAAACCGTTCGGCGGCATGGAGGAAATTGCCTTCTCACACGATAGCAGCGAGATTGTGTTCGCCGCCCGCGATGTCGGCCGTACGGAGGCCTGGTCAACGAACCTCGACCTTTTCGTCGCGACGGTTGACGGAAAGAGCCAGCCGCGTCGGCTCACGAAGGAGAACGAGGCGCTGGACACGTCACCCGTCTTCTCGCCCGACGGCAAGGCGCTCGCATACCTCGCGATGTCGCGCCCGGGATACGAGGCTGATCGGCAGCGGATCATGATGATGGATTGGCCCGGCGGAAAGCCGATGGTTCTGGCGGAGTCGTGGGATCGCTCGGCGTCGGAGATTGCCTGGGCGGCCGATGGGCGCAGCCTGTTCGTCACGGCGCAGAACATCGGGCAGCATTCGTTGTTTCACATTGATCTCGTGACGCAGGAGGTCAAGCCGATCGTGTGGGAAGGCACCGTACACAATCCAATGCCGGCGAAGGATCGCGTGTACTACACGCTGAACAGTCTCACATCGCCCGCCGAATTGATGAGCACGTCGCTCGCGGGGAAGGACGTCCGCGCGGTGACGAAGATCAACGCGCCGATGCTGGCGGAGGCGAAGCTCGGCGATCCGGAACAGTTCGCCTTCGAGGGCGCGGGCGGCGATCAGGTCTATGCGTATGTCGTCAAACCGGCGGATTTCGACCCGGGTAAAAAATACCCCGTCGCGTTTCTCATCCACGGCGGGCCGCAAGGCTCCTTCGGCAACGACTTTCACTATCGCTGGAACCCGCAGGCCTACGCCGGCGCGGGCTATGCGGCTGTCATGGTCGATTTCCACGGTTCGACGGGATACGGGCAGGCATTTTGCGATGCGATCCGCGGAGACTGGGGCGGCAAGCCGCTGGAGGACTTGAAGAAGGGGCTGGACGCAGCGATCAAACGCTACCCGTGGATGGACGGCGATCGCGTCGCGGCGCTCGGGGCGTCGTACGGCGGGTACATGATCAACTGGATCGCCGGCAACTGGCCGGATCGCTTCAAATGTCTTGTTTGCCACGACGGGAATCTCTGCGAGCGGCTGGCGTACTTCGATACCGAGGAGCTTTGGTTCCCCGAGTGGGATCACATGGGCAATCCGTGGGAGAACCCGGATCACTATGACAAGCACAACCCGATCAACCATGTCGGCAAGTGGAAGACGCCGATGCTGGTGATCCACGGCGGACTGGATTACCGCGTAGTCGATACGCAGGGCATGTCGACGTTCACCGCGCTCCAGCGCCGCGGCATCCCGAGTAAGTTTCTGTACTTCCCCGATGAGAATCACTGGGTGCTCAAGCCGGCGAACAGCATTTTGTGGCACGAGACGGTGATTGGCTGGCTGGATCAGTGGACGAAGGAATGA
- the dnaX_1 gene encoding DNA polymerase III subunit tau, which produces MPFDDVKHQSAAMERVRRALQSGRMPHAYLFTGRPGVGRQLFAERLSQYLLCAARRDDAVDSEDGGLFAPSEPMPLPVEPTVLDACGACEDCRMFAAGTHPDYHPIYRGLNRHHPDKGVQKRKALEHSVEVIRHFLLDAVTLRPSRGRAKVFLVSEAERLSIGAQNAMLKTLEEPPGHSYLILIASSADELLPTTRSRCHHVAFQALPADFIVQELIARGATDPDEARFLAALSQGSLGAAMQLTRGEVVAQRDAVLASLRSVTVDPLGTSRQWQELAKLLTGFKPPDETEDDDEADEAPIAKVKRPAAPPKSKSENAVDDDDDIDDAVDDDEIETGPDARTVREGQRLLLAVLGALLGDALRIAAGVAPHALTEAGQARAIAAGASARRIGDAIRAVSAAERQLELNANVGLVFDALAIAMSRALGARAA; this is translated from the coding sequence GTGCCTTTTGACGACGTGAAGCATCAAAGCGCGGCGATGGAACGCGTGCGGCGGGCGCTGCAATCGGGCCGCATGCCGCATGCCTATCTGTTCACGGGGCGGCCGGGGGTGGGGCGACAATTGTTTGCGGAGCGATTGTCGCAATACCTGCTGTGCGCCGCGCGGCGCGATGACGCGGTAGACTCCGAAGACGGGGGGTTGTTTGCGCCGAGCGAACCAATGCCCTTGCCGGTTGAGCCGACGGTGCTGGACGCGTGCGGCGCGTGCGAGGACTGTCGCATGTTCGCGGCCGGCACGCACCCGGATTATCACCCGATTTATCGTGGTCTGAATCGCCATCACCCTGACAAGGGCGTTCAGAAACGCAAGGCACTTGAGCATTCCGTCGAGGTCATTCGCCACTTCCTGCTGGACGCTGTGACGCTGCGGCCGTCGCGCGGGCGGGCGAAGGTCTTCCTCGTGTCGGAGGCCGAGCGGTTGAGCATCGGGGCGCAGAATGCCATGCTCAAGACACTTGAAGAGCCGCCGGGCCACAGTTATCTCATTCTCATTGCCTCCAGCGCCGACGAGCTGTTGCCGACGACGCGCTCGCGCTGTCACCATGTGGCGTTTCAGGCGTTGCCGGCTGATTTCATCGTGCAGGAATTGATCGCGCGCGGCGCGACGGACCCGGACGAGGCCCGCTTTCTCGCCGCCCTGTCGCAGGGCAGCCTTGGCGCGGCGATGCAACTGACGCGTGGCGAGGTTGTGGCCCAGCGCGATGCAGTGCTGGCCTCGCTGCGGAGTGTGACGGTGGACCCGCTCGGCACCAGCCGGCAGTGGCAGGAACTGGCCAAGCTGCTGACCGGATTCAAGCCGCCGGACGAAACCGAAGACGACGACGAGGCAGACGAAGCCCCCATTGCCAAAGTAAAGCGCCCCGCGGCGCCGCCCAAATCGAAGAGCGAAAATGCCGTCGATGACGACGACGATATTGACGACGCGGTCGATGACGATGAGATAGAGACCGGCCCGGACGCGCGCACCGTCCGCGAGGGGCAGCGGCTTTTGTTGGCGGTCCTGGGGGCGCTGCTGGGCGATGCGCTACGAATCGCGGCCGGGGTTGCACCGCACGCGCTGACGGAGGCGGGGCAGGCGAGGGCGATTGCGGCTGGTGCGTCAGCGCGGCGAATTGGTGATGCAATTCGTGCCGTGTCGGCCGCCGAGCGCCAGTTGGAGCTGAACGCCAACGTCGGATTGGTGTTCGACGCGCTGGCGATCGCGATGTCCCGCGCGCTGGGCGCTCGCGCGGCCTGA